gacCTTTTCCAGAGAactatttcatctctctctctctctctctctctctgaaagtaagaacaattcTAAGGATtactaaatagaatgagactgattgagaatgaaaattaaattacgtatacaagagtgagaaagagtgagaaaggacgaagcaaaaataacataaaatgaatgagggagaaagagagtgaggtaTCACTCctttgtcccttatctctgacagataagggggaagagaggtgacagggagagagatctgagacaagacaaaagggagaggaaagaaaaaaagagaagaaggaacaggcAATGGATAGGTTAGtagctgctgctgcagcagctgCACAGGTGGTGAGTTAGTCTTGtcagttttagtttgttattccaattaaatttttattaaaatttcagtgctcgcACGAATGGCAAGTTcattatgccagttttggttcattattccaattaattatttgttgatatttcagtgcattattgcagttgtacaTTATAATGACCATGTGTTGTTGCGCACCCTACTGTACAAAgaaatcaaagagagagagagagagagagaaatgaagaagactgCTTAAGAAAATAATTAGGACTAAGAAATAATTGTTGGTGAATAAAGAAGACTTCTTTGATTGGATCAGTATGTAAGGGAGAAGATGTGCGTGGCATGAATGGAAGTTATCTCATGTCTTTTAGGAACTTcccagagaggaaaaaatgtgccAAAGATAATTATCATATCCAAGTATCAaagggaaaaagcaaaagattGCAGAGGAAAACAAGCaattcaaaaatttttttttttttttatatcaaattATCAATGAAAATTTTTAATTCTATAAGTTTTGTACAGTGCAGCAAAAAAGATGCCAGAATTCAATAAAATAACCCCTCACATTTCCCCAAACCCTTCCACACATTCCATAGGCTAGTTCAGTCAGCACCTGCTTCcactatcttccttccctttctaatATATTATTCTATCATACAACACACTTCATCTTTTATAGGATAATAAGAAAATTTAAGGTAAAAAATATCTATGAGACAGAAAGGCATCATTCCTCCATGCATGTAGCTTTTGAATGCATTGTAGGGTGTTCTTTCACCTTCTTAAATATGGCTGACCCTCTTTGGGTTTTAGAACTTGAAACACGCAGCATTCTGGGTGGAACACGAGCAAAAATGtgcaaacactgaaaaattctGATGTCCCCACTAACAAGCATAATAATCCTGTACTGACATGCTTCATAGTAAACCAAAAAggcatttcctttctttctctgcaaCTTATAATATGGTAAtatgcctattttttttttacaaaggtaaataaaaacaagaaatatgaagaaagtaaaatggttgaggaaaaaaattaaaaggtaTGTCCCACGTGCAGGTGGTATTTAAGTGTTGTGTAGTGCTTTACTGAGTGGGAACACAAAGCTAACCAAGCTAATCACTTCAGGTCTGCATATCTGTTACattctaataacacacacaacttcCGTGAATCATTACCCAACGATAAGTGCCCACCTTAACATAAAGTAAAATTCAGACTACCATATACTGCCTTAACTCAGGTTTCTTTGATTTATATTATGGCACTGATCTCATCCCTCCATCATTAAATTTTTGTCCACAATTCAGACTTTATGATGACCTCCTTAGAGTGACTGAATAGCAAACTCAACATTTCCAGCATGGCAGGAAAACAACAGAGGAATACTAGGAATGAGGTAACCTGAAGTGGCCAACCACAAGCACCACTGGTATGGCTAGACAATTAATATGGAGGGTGGAAGGTGTAGGAACACCAGAAATGTGAAATATAGGAACATGCATTTGATACTCAGTGTGCTTATTTTACAGATTAATCAATCAGGATTTTCTTCTAGTAGTAAAGatgactaaaaaaataaataaataaataaatactctaATACTCATGGACAATGGCAAACCATGTGAAAAAATTAACAGTgggaaaattaaaaatacaaaacaatgtaagaactgataaaaaaaaggacttcGTTTTAATTATATCATTACTTCAAAAGTTATGCCTATTTATTAAGAATTATGCCTAGAAAATTACTATGTATCTGAAGCAAAGATAAATCTCCCTAACATAACTATActatttacacttttttttttcctgggacTGCATCTGTGAAATGTAAATCCACTGAAATGggtataataaataaataaataaataaataaataaaagaaaaaagacaaagcataaacattttcttttcattttacctAAGAAATTAAAGATCATCAGTAttgtaataagtaataataattacatcTTAACTACTGAATTATAAATACTTTGTAAATGAAAAGTTATTtcaaggaaattaaaataattaggTAATGACTTACCAGAACATGCTtacaataacacttttaaaaatAAGAGCTTGCAAACAATATGTAGTAACTTGTAAGCATGGAAGATTCTGAAAAGTCAAACTATAAAAATTAAAACTGCATAAGAAAGTGCCACTTACGTTCACAACCATAAGGCTTGTTGCTGGGGTCATCGTCATCTTTCTTGATATTCTTTGGAATCTTAGATGGAGTTTTGGGGGCCGCCTTCTTCTTGCCTCCTCGCTGAAAACACTTCTTGGTTTAAGACAAGTTGACACTCAGGTAGTAAGTTTATTATATCAAATTTAGTGTGAGACATTCATGAATTTCCTCACCACATTAACTCAGTTCAACTACACTGTCCATCTGCAGTGACTATTCCTTAACTATTGAGAAATTTATATTGTTGCCTTATTACAAATAATTCACACTATTCCCTAAAGAAAATGTCACAAGGTGTTATCAAGATAATACCTTCATCATGAGACTAAACCTAAACAGTAACTCAAAATAAGTATGATGATAGATTTATCAGATATACATACCTGGGAACTATTTTCTGAGGTCTTCTTTTTGCTGGCTTTCTTAGGCAACCCACCAGCAGCCTCAATGTGAGCATAAACAAAGGAGTTCACTATAGTGGGAAGGGGAAGTTGGCAAGCACTTTACTATATACCTGAAGGTGATggatttccttctctctctttttttatgtgataAAGCAAAACTAAGCGATGAAGATAGCGTCCACCTTTTACAATGAATAATTTTAACATCTACTGCAAATATGCAAACTAGTATATGGTCCTTAATTTAAACTTGATCTCTGGATAAAAATTTATATCAACACTTAAATGCCGTCCTGTTATTTAATGAATAAatcaaattaattatttttttttcactgctttcctccgatgatgatcatgatcacAACAATAGTGAAAATCTGATATAAAAACATActatttttcaattaagagGCAGCAAAATGAATTGAAGACAATATAACCTGACTAAAATTAAGATCAGCATCATTAATTTCAGTCTGCAGTTATATAAAGAAGCATCACTACTCTTACAAATGCTTACAAACTGAAGAAATATGCTTTCACAGAAATAAACTATCATAAACAGCTACAATATGCATAGGCAGCATTATGAGAAGCTGTATGATTTCTCCTTCCAGCTAGAGCAATgatcatttaatatttttgttttactataCTTAATAAAAATTTGTTTCACATCCAAGCAGTCTTCCTCACAAGTCAGCCATTATTACTGGTCTCTAAATATTCtttaccactgctactaccattaTCATAATGCTTTGCTTCTGACAGGACTGGTCATATGACATTGagacaaaacgtgtattttcactCAGCTATCAGTACTCAACTATATCAGAAACATTTGACATACTAAATGCATTATCAGAAAAAATACTTCCAACACATGGAAAATCTTGCAACACATCTTGCATTATGCAAAGATTAAGTTTTACAAAAGCATTCTTGCAACATTTACCCCATCTAAAGAACACGTCAGGTTTACAGTACATGACAGTTGTCATGATGGATCCTTTTCAGTGTGTTGCAACTTGACCTGTATTAGAAAGCAGCACAACTGCaactgctttttgttttatttcatccatCAATATGAACTCTTCAGGTGGAAAACTTAAACATGTATAACAAATGCAAGACTGTTCCTTCTACAAAATGAAGGATACCGATCCTAAAGATCATCAGTTACTTTTAAACAGTGAGGAAAATTTATCCATCATCTATCAATTTACTATGTGAAGAGGAAAATGTCCAAATATGTGAACACTACTGAATACTAACCCACTAAGTGatggagaaaatataaaatcatGCATTCAAAATCTTAAAACATCTTGATTTTCTTGCATGCCACAAAAACCCACCATTATTACTATGTAagatatgcatatatatatagagatataaaataaatatgataatcaAAGATATTCATGTTATTAATTTACTGTTCTTggtaaatttataaaaaaaatctatgatTATGTATATTTCAATCTATCTAGACATAGTACTGATTATTAAGAAAGAGAACCATTACCAGAGGATCATTAGTAAGACTGACAGGGCAAAGATAACTGAAGATGTTAGCAATACTACAGAGGTGTGAATTATGAAGGCAACTCACCTTTGGTTTCCTTCCAACTTGTGTCTTCTTTCGCTTGGATCCCTTCCTGCTGTATGTCTCATCATCAAGATCTTCTTCTGACTCAAATTCATCATCAAGTTCATCCTCAAATGGAGGTTCATCAAAGTATGTTGCCCACTGGTCAGGctataaaataaaaggatataATTATCTACCTCTATACATATCTGAATGGCAGCTGAGCTAAGCAGTAAGCATTATACACTACTAAGGCCACTACTGTCATGTCAAATATAAAGAGAATTGTTTGAATCCCAAATAATGAAAATGTTCCTCTAgtcaagattttttatttattcatttatttttatttatttatttttttattttttttttttcttaccggCATGACAACTTTATCTGGCTGAGGTACAGGTTCCTCTACAGCAGTGACTATTGCTGCTGGGTTTTCCACGGTGGTGATTGTGTGTTCGTCTGGGTCTGCATCAGTTGCCTGAAAAATATGCATTCCAAGCTGTCAGTGAACTCTAACATCAACCATGAATCAAATATTTCTgagctaaaacaaacaaactctgCAAAGTGAATTTAACATACTTAGTCCTAATAAGACATGGCCATTGGAACACAAGGAGCACAAGGGTATGATTACCTGCATAAGTGAGCCAAGGTAGGAGCGGCGCTGAGACTTCCATCTGCGTGCTGGATAAGTGTACACTTGTCCCTGAAGAATTCCTGGCATACGGTGTCTGTCACTCACAAATAAGTGACAGTGTCTCTGGGCCACACCTTTGtcaaagatacatacatactgtaATGGAAGTGTTCAACTAACTAAATCATACAATACTGATCATGGCACAGCAATCAAATGTTTCACACCTGTTTGGCCATCAATGTACGGCTGCCGATATATCCTGTCTTTGCGAATCCTCACGTTAAATCTTGCTGAGTTTTGCATCAGTTCCTTGTATCCTGTGTCATTTATGAAACTGAAAAAGATGAACACTGTTAGTCCACTTTCAAGAATACAATCATAAATTTTCCACATTCAGCTACACTCAATGTAACTGATGTCACAATACCTTCAGTAACAAAATGCCCCATACTTCAACTGCAAACAATGTAACTGATATCACTATACCTTCCAAGTTATCTACAATTCAAAGCTCTTGATATTGTTCTCCACATCATACTTATTTCATTGTTCTTAAATTTCACCTTAACATTTATTCCTCTATCCACATTAACATATGATCCTAAATGCTAGAAGTATACAAGTATACTGGTAACAGTATCTTCTAAATCAGCAATCACAGTACTATCATATGAAAGAATAAATCATGCAAATGATTACTACATAATGTTTGGACTTATCCAATAATGTTAAAGTAACACTGCCTGGTGGGATCGAATGGGTAGGCAGTTTGAACTGTGGGGAGCTAACCACTCATCCATGCAATTTGCATTTCAGCCTCTGGTAAAACCTGAGAGGCTGCTCCAGATTAATGGTGCCCCAGATAAGGAAGTGCTTACTGTACAGTAAAACCTCAATATCATAAACTAATTTGGGATAGAAAAAACTTATCATTATATCCAAAAACTAACCATACCCTACTGTTGTTAGAGCAAGGCCTTTCAGCAATTTGGGATTGATATGTAAAGTGCGTCATTTGGTAATACAAATAATATCTCATGCACTCGTAATCAGATACCTGGAGATAAGTTAAGCATGAGCTAATGAACCAATTTCTTTAGACTTCATTCTTTTTGTGGAATGCATTGGTAAAACTTGTATCAAAATGCCACTTACCCTGCACCATCCCTCCCCACTGTGCAGTGACCTGTCTGTTCCCTACACTCTCACTCCTACAAATTACAAGGTCAAACTCACTGGTTATTCTAGCCACATCATCTCCATTACTTCATTGTCATTACCATTCATTATTACAAAATAAGAGAGACAGACTGGAAAGCACCAACCTATGAATGTCTTGTGTGGGGCTGTTAGTGATTACTGTGCCGGACTACCCCAGCCAATGCAGTCCTGTCTGCTTTGTGTGtggcttctttctctttctcatcattatCTACATCACTTCATGCTATCTCCCATAGAGGTCCTTTGGCACCATACAACACTAAGAAGACCACTGAGCTACACTGACACAGACTCAAGCTTAAGGGAATCCTCTGTAGCACTGGCAACACTGTCACTGTCgctgtcttcctctctcatcatcaCCCCCATCACTTCATCCCATCTCCCATGAAGGCCTTTGGCACTATATAacacttctctatttcctcttctagcCTCACTGACATTTTATTTAATTGAGTGCCCTAATGTGCATTAGTGGTGACTACTAAATCTTCTGAATTAAGTTAACTAAAGTAAGATAAGTTGTGAATGTGAGTGCATCTATACCACACCCACCACTactctcattctcctccaaAGATGAAGCCTTGCTCAAGATGGTAATCACTGCAGCCAATCAATTCACTAGTAATGTCTTGTTCTGCACTTATGGTATGATTACTGCTTTTAAATTAACAAATGTTAGATTTAGTTTAATTATTTAGATGTCATGAATCTAGTGAatgtgaggtttcaagacacttattcatcaatttttgaccactgctttgacccttttatgggactggcatttcagtgggcattttttttattagatttttgttgcccttggccagtgtccttcctacataaaaaataaaaataaaaaaaaaagtgcagctGAAGTTCCTGCATTCATGGTTAATCTCCATATACTATTGAAGATGAGGCCTTCGCTCTTCACCAGCATTTTCAGATTAACCATGAATACAGGAACTTCACTGTAGGCAAGCAATCAGAGTACAACAaatttcttgttaaaaatttcaAGGATAATTCTAACCTATTTTCCTCTTACATCAGGATACTCATAATAGTATAGTGCTGTGTCAAAATGATGTAATAATATAATCTTTCTAAGGTCCAAGTTTTGAGGCTTGCATATGAATTCTGCCAAGCATGAAGTTCTTTGGTTTCAAAGGTGTCCTGTTGATTGGGAACAGGTTGGGGCT
This window of the Scylla paramamosain isolate STU-SP2022 chromosome 1, ASM3559412v1, whole genome shotgun sequence genome carries:
- the LOC135112398 gene encoding zinc finger protein ubi-d4-like isoform X4; the protein is MAVATVESTTLEKIISFINDTGYKELMQNSARFNVRIRKDRIYRQPYIDGQTGVAQRHCHLFVSDRHRMPGILQGQVYTYPARRWKSQRRSYLGSLMQATDADPDEHTITTVENPAAIVTAVEEPVPQPDKVVMPPDQWATYFDEPPFEDELDDEFESEEDLDDETYSRKGSKRKKTQVGRKPKAAGGLPKKASKKKTSENSSQRGGKKKAAPKTPSKIPKNIKKDDDDPSNKPYGCELCGMRYKTRPGLTYHYAHSHKEEKEEEAKPKAPARPNEQIQANDPIPDYFPGQLQASATPHWGQNSYYQGAATVDSQSDKGKKKVSASPYCDFCLGDASENRKTGAPESLVSCADCGRSGHPSCLQFTSNMMKSVVKYRWQCIECKTCTLCGTSENDDQLLFCDDCDRGYHLYCLDPPLSEPPEGEWSCYLCIQEFHAK
- the LOC135112398 gene encoding zinc finger protein ubi-d4-like isoform X7 translates to MAVATVESTTLEKIISFINDTGYKELMQNSARFNVRIRKDRIYRQPYIDGQTGVAQRHCHLFVSDRHRMPGILQGQVYTYPARRWKSQRRSYLGSLMQATDADPDEHTITTVENPAAIVTAVEEPVPQPDKVVMPPDQWATYFDEPPFEDELDDEFESEEDLDDETYSRKGSKRKKTQVGRKPKAAGGLPKKASKKKTSENSSQRGGKKKAAPKTPSKIPKNIKKDDDDPSNKPYGCEPGAATVDSQSDKGKKKVSASPYCDFCLGDASENRKTGAPESLVSCADCGRSGHPSCLQFTSNMMKSVVKYRWQCIECKTCTLCGTSENDDQLLFCDDCDRGYHLYCLDPPLSEPPEGEWSCYLCIQEFHAK
- the LOC135112398 gene encoding zinc finger protein ubi-d4-like isoform X5, with product MAVATVESTTLEKIISFINDTGYKELMQNSARFNVRIRKDRIYRQPYIDGQTGVAQRHCHLFVSDRHRMPGILQGQVYTYPARRWKSQRRSYLGSLMQATDADPDEHTITTVENPAAIVTAVEEPVPQPDKVVMPPDQWATYFDEPPFEDELDDEFESEEDLDDETYSRKGSKRKKTQVGRKPKAAGGLPKKASKKKTSENSSQRGGKKKAAPKTPSKIPKNIKKDDDDPSNKPYGCERRSSGRRGGGVGHGSDSLMPSAGAATVDSQSDKGKKKVSASPYCDFCLGDASENRKTGAPESLVSCADCGRSGHPSCLQFTSNMMKSVVKYRWQCIECKTCTLCGTSENDDQLLFCDDCDRGYHLYCLDPPLSEPPEGEWSCYLCIQEFHAK
- the LOC135112398 gene encoding zinc finger protein DPF3-like isoform X8 — its product is MAVATVESTTLEKIISFINDTGYKELMQNSARFNVRIRKDRIYRQPYIDGQTGVAQRHCHLFVSDRHRMPGILQGQVYTYPARRWKSQRRSYLGSLMQATDADPDEHTITTVENPAAIVTAVEEPVPQPDKVVMPPDQWATYFDEPPFEDELDDEFESEEDLDDETYSRKGSKRKKTQVGRKPKAAGGLPKKASKKKTSENSSQRGGKKKAAPKTPSKIPKNIKKDDDDPSNKPYGCERAATVDSQSDKGKKKVSASPYCDFCLGDASENRKTGAPESLVSCADCGRSGHPSCLQFTSNMMKSVVKYRWQCIECKTCTLCGTSENDDQLLFCDDCDRGYHLYCLDPPLSEPPEGEWSCYLCIQEFHAK
- the LOC135112398 gene encoding zinc finger protein ubi-d4-like isoform X3 codes for the protein MAVATVESTTLEKIISFINDTGYKELMQNSARFNVRIRKDRIYRQPYIDGQTGVAQRHCHLFVSDRHRMPGILQGQVYTYPARRWKSQRRSYLGSLMQATDADPDEHTITTVENPAAIVTAVEEPVPQPDKVVMPPDQWATYFDEPPFEDELDDEFESEEDLDDETYSRKGSKRKKTQVGRKPKAAGGLPKKASKKKTSENSSQRGGKKKAAPKTPSKIPKNIKKDDDDPSNKPYGCELCGMRYKTRPGLTYHYAHSHKEEKEEEAKPKAPARPNEQIQANDPIPDYFPGQLQASATPHWGQNSYYQAGAATVDSQSDKGKKKVSASPYCDFCLGDASENRKTGAPESLVSCADCGRSGHPSCLQFTSNMMKSVVKYRWQCIECKTCTLCGTSENDDQLLFCDDCDRGYHLYCLDPPLSEPPEGEWSCYLCIQEFHAK
- the LOC135112398 gene encoding zinc finger protein ubi-d4-like isoform X9; translated protein: MAVATVESTTLEKIISFINDTGYKELMQNSARFNVRIRKDRIYRQPYIDGQTGVAQRHCHLFVSDRHRMPGILQGQVYTYPARRWKSQRRSYLGSLMQATDADPDEHTITTVENPAAIVTAVEEPVPQPDKVVMPPDQWATYFDEPPFEDELDDEFESEEDLDDETYSRKGSKRKKTQVGRKPKRGGKKKAAPKTPSKIPKNIKKDDDDPSNKPYGCERAATVDSQSDKGKKKVSASPYCDFCLGDASENRKTGAPESLVSCADCGRSGHPSCLQFTSNMMKSVVKYRWQCIECKTCTLCGTSENDDQLLFCDDCDRGYHLYCLDPPLSEPPEGEWSCYLCIQEFHAK
- the LOC135112398 gene encoding zinc finger protein ubi-d4-like isoform X6, whose translation is MAVATVESTTLEKIISFINDTGYKELMQNSARFNVRIRKDRIYRQPYIDGQTGVAQRHCHLFVSDRHRMPGILQGQVYTYPARRWKSQRRSYLGSLMQATDADPDEHTITTVENPAAIVTAVEEPVPQPDKVVMPPDQWATYFDEPPFEDELDDEFESEEDLDDETYSRKGSKRKKTQVGRKPKRGGKKKAAPKTPSKIPKNIKKDDDDPSNKPYGCERRSSGRRGGGVGHGSDSLMPSAGAATVDSQSDKGKKKVSASPYCDFCLGDASENRKTGAPESLVSCADCGRSGHPSCLQFTSNMMKSVVKYRWQCIECKTCTLCGTSENDDQLLFCDDCDRGYHLYCLDPPLSEPPEGEWSCYLCIQEFHAK